In Numidum massiliense, a single genomic region encodes these proteins:
- a CDS encoding DUF420 domain-containing protein → MKQHATPPPVKQRNYTPLIIVLTIVMYAVIAALSFLPKIEGETSFDLTLLPLLNAIFNSFTFLFLLSALIMIKRKNIVAHRRFIYAAFATTFFFLISYVTYHALAESTAYGGSGLLAGIYYFVLVSHIVLAAVIVPLALFTVARGLNMQVARHRKIARWTMPLWLYVSLTGVLVYIMIAPYY, encoded by the coding sequence ATGAAACAACATGCTACGCCACCACCAGTCAAACAGCGCAATTACACGCCTCTGATCATCGTGCTGACAATCGTTATGTACGCGGTTATTGCCGCTTTGTCCTTTTTACCGAAAATCGAAGGGGAAACGAGTTTTGATCTGACGCTTTTACCGCTGTTAAATGCGATCTTCAATAGCTTTACGTTCTTATTTTTACTGTCTGCGCTCATTATGATTAAGCGCAAAAACATTGTCGCACACCGTCGCTTCATTTACGCGGCGTTTGCGACGACGTTTTTCTTTCTCATTTCTTACGTCACGTATCACGCCCTCGCCGAGTCGACGGCGTACGGCGGCAGCGGGCTACTCGCGGGCATTTACTACTTTGTCCTCGTATCGCATATCGTGTTGGCCGCAGTGATCGTCCCGCTGGCCCTGTTCACAGTTGCGCGCGGACTGAATATGCAAGTTGCCCGGCACCGCAAAATTGCCCGTTGGACGATGCCGCTCTGGCTGTACGTCAGCTTAACTGGCGTGCTCGTCTATATAATGATCGCCCCGTACTATTAA
- a CDS encoding ABC transporter ATP-binding protein has translation MKQSKNDWKAFLNLIKETELSKAILAVAVTLSLLETAAGLVAPLFMQQLIDKVTTASLDGRLLALLIGAFVLQALFAGLSFYAMTRLGLKVVASLRSRLWQKTLALPVSFFDEHESGETMSRITNDTSVVTNLMTNHLISFFSGIVTIVGAVAILLYLDWQMTLILLLAVPLSLAIIMPAGRKMYAISKKTQDEMAGFTAGLSRVLSDIRLVKSNNAEEKEWGHGRTGIDKLFRLGLREAKIQAVLSPLMTSVMMILLVAVLGYGGVRVAAGTLSAGALVAIIIYLFQIIVPFSQFATFFTQLQKAMGATARIQLILDHPLEEAERIGQGDVRESRIGEDHVGEEHVSETHEGVKRVSSEHVRGKRTGQEHVRRESEGGERGESFIGDIQFKNVTFAYKPGETILHDVDVTFPAGEITAIVGPSGGGKTTMFALLERFYSPDRGQILYAGQPIEQLPLTAWRSRLGYVSQESPIIAGTIRDNIVYGLQRDVSDEEVVRVAEMAYAALFIDELPERYETEVGERGIKLSGGQRQRIAIARALLRNPQILLLDEATSNLDSTSEQYVQHALTNLMEGRTSLVIAHRLSTVVGAAQIVVVEKGRITGVGTHESLIADHDLYRQLAEQQFGSGGPVDDHNTVPKKVK, from the coding sequence ATGAAGCAGTCTAAAAACGACTGGAAGGCGTTCTTAAATCTAATTAAAGAAACAGAGTTGTCAAAGGCGATTCTGGCAGTTGCCGTCACATTAAGTCTACTGGAGACGGCAGCTGGCCTCGTGGCGCCGCTATTCATGCAACAATTAATCGATAAAGTGACCACTGCATCCCTCGATGGGCGGCTTTTGGCGCTGTTGATCGGCGCCTTCGTGTTGCAGGCGCTTTTTGCCGGCCTCTCTTTTTACGCGATGACGCGACTCGGACTGAAAGTCGTCGCTTCCTTGCGTTCACGCCTGTGGCAAAAAACACTGGCGCTGCCGGTGTCTTTTTTTGACGAACACGAATCGGGGGAGACGATGAGTCGCATAACGAACGATACGAGCGTCGTCACCAACTTAATGACGAACCACCTTATTTCCTTTTTTTCTGGAATCGTCACTATCGTTGGCGCCGTCGCTATTTTACTGTACTTAGACTGGCAAATGACGCTTATCTTACTGTTGGCCGTCCCGCTGTCGTTGGCGATCATTATGCCGGCCGGGCGAAAAATGTACGCCATCTCGAAAAAGACGCAAGATGAAATGGCAGGCTTTACGGCCGGACTGAGTCGCGTGTTGTCGGATATTCGCCTCGTCAAGTCGAACAACGCCGAGGAGAAAGAGTGGGGGCACGGACGGACAGGAATCGACAAGCTGTTCCGCCTCGGGTTGCGCGAGGCAAAAATTCAGGCCGTCCTATCACCGCTCATGACGTCGGTGATGATGATTTTGCTCGTGGCAGTGCTCGGATACGGCGGCGTGCGAGTTGCTGCTGGGACGTTATCTGCCGGGGCGCTCGTGGCGATCATCATTTACTTGTTCCAAATCATCGTCCCGTTTAGCCAATTTGCCACCTTTTTTACTCAATTGCAAAAAGCGATGGGGGCGACAGCGCGCATCCAGCTCATCCTCGATCATCCGCTTGAGGAAGCGGAGCGTATCGGTCAGGGAGATGTTCGTGAGTCGCGCATAGGCGAGGATCATGTAGGTGAAGAGCACGTAAGTGAGACACATGAAGGTGTGAAACGCGTCAGCTCGGAGCATGTTCGCGGGAAACGTACGGGCCAGGAGCATGTCCGGCGAGAGAGTGAAGGCGGGGAACGTGGGGAAAGTTTTATCGGAGACATCCAGTTTAAAAACGTTACTTTCGCCTATAAACCGGGTGAAACCATCCTGCACGACGTTGACGTCACTTTTCCCGCGGGGGAGATTACGGCGATCGTCGGACCGAGTGGCGGTGGAAAAACGACGATGTTCGCGCTTCTCGAACGGTTTTACAGCCCGGATCGCGGGCAAATTTTGTACGCCGGCCAGCCGATCGAGCAACTGCCGCTCACGGCGTGGCGTAGCCGCTTAGGCTACGTGTCGCAAGAGAGCCCGATCATCGCCGGGACGATTCGCGACAACATCGTGTACGGCTTGCAGCGCGACGTTAGCGACGAAGAAGTTGTGCGCGTCGCGGAAATGGCTTATGCGGCGTTGTTTATTGACGAATTGCCCGAGCGGTACGAGACAGAAGTCGGCGAACGCGGCATTAAACTGTCTGGCGGGCAGCGGCAACGCATCGCCATCGCGCGGGCACTACTTCGCAACCCACAAATCCTTTTGTTGGATGAGGCGACGTCCAATTTGGACAGTACGTCTGAGCAGTATGTGCAGCATGCGTTGACGAATTTAATGGAAGGGCGCACGTCGCTCGTCATCGCCCACCGTTTGTCGACCGTCGTCGGGGCAGCACAAATCGTCGTCGTGGAAAAAGGGCGTATTACAGGAGTCGGTACGCACGAGTCTTTAATTGCGGATCACGACTTGTACCGTCAGCTAGCGGAACAGCAATTCGGGTCAGGCGGACCTGTGGACGACCATAACACCGTTCCAAAAAAAGTTAAGTGA
- a CDS encoding MurR/RpiR family transcriptional regulator, translating into MINFLDSYDELTASEKKALKYMIDHTEEIPYLYINDLAEAAFVSKTVIINLSQKLGFSGYKELKYHINNVVRAAKNEVSQQRLPITENLRRSIDKTFSLVSEEELKRCVDVILNAKNLFVMARGTSKAAGYYLEHLLFSLGIHCIFIKDYNLSESFTNLVTDQDVVILISLSGNTKKIVETAKKIELKKAKIISMTSFQSNTLTSYTDYHLYCHTDNWDTKRDDTISRIGFFILIDLLINYLGEAV; encoded by the coding sequence ATGATCAATTTTCTCGACAGTTACGATGAACTAACGGCTAGTGAGAAAAAAGCGTTGAAATATATGATCGATCATACCGAAGAAATCCCTTACCTATACATTAATGACTTAGCCGAGGCAGCGTTTGTATCGAAAACGGTCATCATTAATTTATCACAAAAACTGGGATTCAGTGGCTACAAAGAGTTAAAATACCATATTAACAACGTCGTGCGCGCGGCCAAAAATGAAGTGAGCCAACAAAGATTACCTATTACGGAAAATTTACGGCGCAGTATCGACAAAACGTTTTCGCTCGTATCGGAAGAGGAATTAAAGCGGTGCGTGGACGTCATCTTAAACGCCAAAAATTTGTTCGTCATGGCGCGGGGGACGAGCAAGGCAGCGGGCTATTACTTGGAACATTTGCTCTTCTCTTTAGGGATTCACTGCATTTTTATTAAGGACTACAATTTATCGGAGTCGTTTACGAATTTAGTGACAGATCAAGATGTGGTCATTTTAATTTCCTTATCGGGCAATACGAAAAAAATCGTGGAAACAGCTAAAAAAATTGAATTAAAAAAGGCGAAAATCATCAGTATGACCTCGTTTCAATCAAATACGTTGACGAGTTATACGGATTACCATTTGTATTGTCACACGGACAATTGGGATACGAAGCGCGACGATACGATCTCGCGCATCGGCTTCTTTATTTTGATCGATTTGTTAATCAACTATTTGGGCGAGGCTGTTTAA
- a CDS encoding PTS transporter subunit EIIC: MKRKGKFSESIQRFGRTLLLPIGVLAPVGMILGISGALVQPYMIERFAFLGNDNVNAILVSIRTIASIIFDNIPLLFAMGVAYGMSKKDKGISVFAATVGYLTLIITMNVWLTLTGKMADPEVMTQVGQINVLGIQTMNISAAGGIITGLIAAWATDKYYNLELPTALAFFSGKKSVPIITIGVMIAIGAVLPFIWEFFVGILMKLSVVFVSAVGPFFTAAGERLFIPFGLHHVWNALFRFTEAGGSYVIGDETFVGVVPAMTEVLFNQGPNSEYWAMLPKLTRFMAQQQMLVTLFLFPAIALAMYRAARVENRPVVKSMLITMVLTAVLGNVTEPLEFTFVFIAPLLYVAYACIVGIGAVLLSFASVGIGYIRGTIFDFAIFGLLYEKTNWIFLVLIGLGLAVVTYFFFYWAITKFDIKTPGREESQNVDNTLIKEKRYGEIADIVVRALGGKGNIINVDNCITRLRIDVADVRVIDKDLLQTSGCTGFFLPAEKHVHIVYGPQVEFVRNAVDEKL; this comes from the coding sequence ATGAAAAGGAAGGGAAAATTCAGCGAGTCGATTCAAAGATTTGGTCGCACGCTGCTCTTGCCGATTGGCGTGTTAGCGCCCGTCGGGATGATCCTTGGGATTAGCGGCGCCTTAGTGCAGCCGTACATGATCGAACGCTTTGCATTTCTAGGCAATGATAACGTTAACGCCATCCTCGTCAGTATTCGTACCATTGCTAGCATTATTTTCGACAATATTCCCCTACTGTTTGCGATGGGTGTCGCTTACGGGATGAGTAAGAAAGATAAAGGGATTTCCGTATTTGCGGCAACAGTCGGCTACTTGACTCTCATCATTACGATGAACGTCTGGTTGACGTTGACGGGCAAAATGGCTGATCCAGAAGTGATGACGCAAGTGGGACAAATTAACGTCCTCGGGATTCAGACGATGAATATAAGCGCCGCCGGGGGGATCATTACCGGGTTAATTGCCGCTTGGGCGACGGACAAGTACTACAACTTGGAGTTACCGACCGCCTTAGCTTTCTTCTCCGGTAAAAAATCGGTACCGATTATTACGATCGGCGTTATGATCGCGATTGGCGCCGTGCTGCCGTTCATTTGGGAGTTTTTTGTCGGAATCCTAATGAAATTGTCAGTTGTGTTCGTTAGTGCCGTCGGGCCATTCTTTACCGCTGCCGGTGAACGGCTGTTTATTCCGTTCGGGTTACACCACGTGTGGAACGCGCTGTTCCGCTTTACGGAAGCGGGTGGCAGTTATGTGATCGGGGATGAAACGTTTGTCGGGGTCGTCCCGGCGATGACGGAAGTGTTGTTCAACCAAGGGCCGAACAGTGAATACTGGGCGATGTTGCCGAAACTGACGCGCTTTATGGCGCAACAGCAAATGTTAGTGACGCTGTTCTTGTTCCCAGCGATTGCGCTGGCGATGTACCGCGCGGCGCGCGTGGAGAACCGCCCTGTCGTTAAATCGATGTTAATTACGATGGTGTTAACTGCGGTACTCGGGAACGTGACCGAGCCGTTAGAATTTACGTTCGTGTTTATCGCTCCGTTACTGTACGTCGCCTACGCCTGTATCGTTGGGATCGGCGCGGTCTTGCTCTCCTTCGCTAGCGTAGGAATCGGCTACATCCGCGGCACGATTTTTGACTTTGCGATTTTCGGTTTGCTCTATGAAAAGACGAATTGGATTTTCCTCGTCTTAATCGGTTTAGGCCTTGCGGTCGTGACGTATTTCTTCTTCTACTGGGCGATTACGAAGTTTGACATTAAGACGCCTGGTCGCGAAGAATCGCAAAACGTCGATAACACCTTAATTAAAGAGAAGCGCTACGGTGAGATTGCCGACATCGTCGTGCGCGCTTTAGGCGGTAAGGGGAACATCATCAACGTGGACAACTGTATTACCCGTCTGCGTATTGACGTAGCCGATGTGCGCGTCATCGATAAAGATCTGTTACAGACGTCAGGTTGCACCGGATTTTTCTTACCGGCCGAGAAGCACGTCCACATCGTGTACGGGCCGCAGGTCGAGTTTGTCCGTAACGCTGTCGACGAGAAATTGTAA
- a CDS encoding class-II fumarase/aspartase family protein has product MRALYDSKSKTIDDRGIKELLSPEAKYKTWLKFEAALAEAQAEAGFIPQEAAAGIKEGAKIENIDFAEMDRIYRKIGHGFVPFLKVLVKACPGDSGKYVHYGITTQNIQQSSQLYMVKTVHEKYMQLLGEILSNLSKLAEENKNAVMPGRTHGRHAIPITYGYKVAVWISDFIACSERMREVEKRVFQVMMGGAVGTFSSMPEVGVQVQKRVAELVGMYPMEVPSRNISTHKVEYMMNLALMANVCHKIAEEVYSTTLEEIAEVSEGFSKGTVGSSTMPHKINPKLAKGIIANSQKLYSLPGVGMYSAVRPYEGDSSSYMLFDGILEEALELTTEILLRCEELTRTLVPHRERMLHNAMRNKGLDNSEYVMMKLSEKLGKDQAHGLMYEIAMKTAAEGEDFYTNLIANDVIAREFSEEEVRAMIDPRNYTGLSVQLAEKEAARAKETAAKIAAQYSAS; this is encoded by the coding sequence ATGAGAGCATTATACGATTCCAAAAGTAAAACGATCGACGACCGCGGCATTAAGGAATTATTGTCGCCGGAAGCGAAGTATAAAACATGGCTTAAGTTTGAGGCTGCTTTAGCCGAAGCACAAGCGGAAGCTGGCTTTATTCCGCAAGAAGCGGCGGCAGGAATTAAAGAAGGGGCGAAAATCGAGAACATCGATTTCGCCGAGATGGACCGCATTTATCGCAAAATCGGGCATGGTTTTGTCCCGTTTTTAAAAGTGCTCGTGAAAGCTTGCCCCGGTGACAGCGGCAAATACGTACACTACGGTATTACGACGCAAAATATTCAACAGAGCTCCCAACTGTACATGGTTAAAACAGTACATGAAAAATATATGCAACTGTTGGGGGAAATTTTAAGCAACTTAAGTAAGCTGGCGGAAGAGAATAAAAATGCGGTCATGCCGGGAAGGACGCACGGCCGCCACGCCATTCCGATCACGTACGGTTACAAAGTAGCGGTGTGGATTAGCGACTTTATCGCTTGCTCCGAACGGATGCGCGAAGTTGAAAAGCGCGTATTCCAAGTAATGATGGGGGGAGCCGTCGGTACGTTTAGTTCCATGCCCGAAGTCGGTGTACAAGTGCAAAAGCGCGTCGCCGAATTAGTCGGGATGTACCCGATGGAAGTGCCGTCGCGCAATATTAGTACGCACAAAGTAGAATACATGATGAACTTAGCGTTAATGGCGAACGTGTGCCATAAAATTGCCGAGGAAGTGTACAGCACGACGTTGGAAGAAATCGCTGAAGTATCGGAGGGATTTAGCAAAGGGACGGTCGGCAGCAGTACGATGCCGCACAAGATTAACCCGAAACTGGCGAAAGGTATTATCGCCAACTCGCAAAAACTGTATTCGTTACCCGGCGTCGGCATGTACTCGGCGGTAAGACCGTACGAAGGCGATAGCAGTTCTTACATGTTATTCGACGGGATCTTGGAAGAAGCGCTCGAGTTGACAACAGAAATTTTACTGCGCTGTGAAGAATTAACCCGGACGCTTGTGCCGCACAGAGAGCGTATGCTTCACAATGCCATGCGCAATAAAGGATTAGACAACAGTGAGTACGTCATGATGAAACTGTCGGAGAAGCTGGGGAAAGATCAAGCCCACGGGCTTATGTACGAAATTGCGATGAAGACGGCTGCTGAAGGTGAAGACTTCTATACGAATTTAATCGCCAACGATGTAATTGCGCGTGAGTTCAGCGAAGAGGAAGTGCGGGCGATGATTGATCCGCGCAACTATACTGGGCTATCGGTACAATTGGCAGAAAAAGAAGCGGCGCGCGCGAAAGAGACAGCAGCAAAAATCGCGGCACAGTACAGCGCGTCGTAA
- a CDS encoding NAD(P)-dependent malic enzyme, with the protein MNKQTPALQMHAANKGKISIVSKVRTANNEDLALAYTPGVAEPCEAIAEDPAASYEYTAKGNLVAVVSDGSAVLGMGNVGPEAAMPVMEGKAILFKAFSGVDAMPICLDTQKPGEIIETVRRLAPTFGGINLEDIASPQCFAIEKALDETLDIPVFHDDQHGTAIVVAAAVLNSLKLTGKKIDEVKVVLNGPGSAGTAIMNMLLTMGVRRARVCDEHGILAANRSAPLAAHKKELALATNPSGEQGTLADAIVDADIFIGVSVGNVLTKEMIATMKGEPIVFALANPIPEIMYDEAKAAGVRVMGTGRSDFPNQINNVLAFPGIFKGALSVRATTINAAMKIAAAHGIADLVPADELSDTYIIPNPFDERVAPQVAAYVAEAAQKTGVSRLQQGGRRRPQNYR; encoded by the coding sequence ATGAATAAGCAAACACCGGCTTTGCAAATGCACGCAGCTAACAAAGGGAAAATATCTATTGTCAGTAAGGTAAGAACGGCCAATAACGAAGATTTAGCCCTCGCCTATACGCCTGGAGTAGCAGAGCCTTGCGAAGCGATTGCCGAAGACCCTGCTGCTTCTTACGAGTACACCGCAAAGGGAAACTTAGTCGCTGTCGTCTCCGACGGATCCGCTGTTTTGGGGATGGGCAATGTCGGACCAGAAGCAGCGATGCCTGTCATGGAAGGAAAAGCGATTTTGTTTAAGGCGTTCAGCGGTGTAGATGCGATGCCGATTTGTTTGGATACGCAAAAACCAGGTGAAATCATTGAGACGGTGCGGCGGTTAGCCCCTACTTTTGGCGGCATTAACTTGGAAGACATCGCTTCGCCCCAATGCTTTGCCATCGAAAAAGCGCTCGACGAAACGTTAGATATTCCCGTGTTTCACGACGACCAGCACGGCACCGCGATCGTCGTTGCCGCGGCTGTGCTAAACAGTTTAAAACTGACAGGGAAAAAAATCGACGAAGTGAAAGTCGTCCTAAACGGACCAGGTTCCGCCGGCACCGCCATAATGAACATGTTGCTCACGATGGGTGTCCGACGAGCACGAGTTTGCGACGAACACGGCATATTGGCTGCCAACCGCTCGGCACCGCTCGCTGCACATAAAAAGGAGCTGGCGCTCGCGACGAATCCGAGCGGTGAACAAGGGACGTTAGCCGATGCCATCGTCGATGCGGACATTTTTATTGGCGTGTCGGTCGGGAATGTGTTGACGAAAGAGATGATTGCAACGATGAAGGGTGAGCCGATCGTTTTTGCGTTGGCGAATCCGATTCCGGAAATCATGTACGATGAGGCAAAGGCCGCCGGAGTGCGCGTCATGGGCACGGGGCGCTCTGATTTTCCAAACCAAATCAACAACGTGCTCGCCTTCCCAGGTATCTTCAAAGGCGCCTTGTCGGTGCGCGCGACGACAATTAACGCTGCGATGAAAATCGCAGCCGCCCACGGGATCGCCGATTTAGTGCCTGCTGACGAACTGAGTGACACGTACATTATTCCAAATCCGTTCGATGAACGGGTAGCCCCGCAAGTAGCGGCGTACGTCGCCGAAGCGGCGCAGAAAACTGGGGTCAGCCGATTGCAGCAGGGCGGCCGTAGGAGACCGCAAAACTATCGCTAA
- the mmgD gene encoding citrate synthase has protein sequence METQQTFRPGLEGVIASETRISYLDVAGEEIVIRGYDLIELAKKVSYLDVVALILDGALPSDEVREKLAQSLQAEYELPEAVLTVLKSLPPETHAMDGLRTGISALAGFDRDLEDRSAEANRRKAIRLLAKVPAIVANSYHLKEGHAAVTPRQDLAYSANFLYMITGQEPSDAERWAFEQSLIVYSEHEMPNSTFAARVIASTQADLYGALTGAVASLKGTLHGGANEAVMKMLLEAKTKENIEPLILQKLANKERIMGFGHRVYMRKMDPRAELMKEALVKLAAEKDAGELFEMCEIGERVMHREKGLYPNLDYYAAPVYYLLGIPIELYTPIFLAARTVGIAAHVSEQHDNNRLFRPRVNYLGPRNLHP, from the coding sequence ATGGAGACGCAGCAAACGTTTCGTCCCGGGCTAGAAGGCGTCATTGCGAGTGAGACACGCATTTCTTACCTCGATGTCGCCGGTGAAGAAATCGTTATTCGTGGTTACGACTTAATTGAACTGGCGAAGAAAGTGTCGTATTTAGACGTCGTCGCGCTCATACTCGACGGCGCCTTACCGTCAGACGAGGTGCGGGAGAAGCTTGCCCAAAGCTTGCAAGCCGAGTACGAACTGCCGGAAGCGGTTTTGACCGTACTTAAGTCACTGCCGCCAGAAACGCACGCTATGGACGGCCTTAGGACAGGCATTTCCGCGCTGGCAGGCTTCGACCGTGACCTTGAAGACCGTTCCGCAGAAGCTAACAGGCGTAAAGCGATTCGGCTATTAGCGAAGGTACCGGCGATTGTCGCCAACAGTTATCATTTAAAAGAAGGGCACGCCGCCGTCACACCGCGCCAAGATTTAGCGTACAGCGCCAACTTCTTGTACATGATTACTGGTCAAGAACCGAGCGATGCGGAGCGGTGGGCGTTTGAACAGTCGCTCATCGTCTACAGCGAACACGAAATGCCCAACTCGACCTTTGCGGCACGCGTCATCGCTTCGACACAGGCTGACCTTTACGGCGCGTTGACTGGTGCCGTCGCTTCGCTCAAAGGAACACTGCACGGCGGCGCGAATGAAGCGGTGATGAAAATGTTGCTCGAAGCGAAAACGAAAGAGAACATCGAGCCGCTCATCTTGCAGAAGCTGGCCAACAAAGAACGGATTATGGGCTTCGGACACCGCGTCTACATGCGTAAGATGGATCCCCGTGCGGAGTTAATGAAGGAAGCACTCGTCAAACTGGCCGCGGAAAAAGATGCCGGGGAGCTGTTTGAAATGTGCGAGATCGGGGAGCGCGTGATGCATCGCGAGAAAGGACTGTACCCGAACCTCGACTACTACGCTGCCCCAGTTTACTATTTGTTAGGGATTCCGATCGAGCTGTACACGCCGATTTTCTTAGCGGCGCGCACAGTCGGCATCGCGGCGCACGTCAGCGAACAGCACGACAACAACCGTTTGTTTCGACCGCGCGTCAACTATTTAGGACCGCGTAACTTGCACCCGTAA
- a CDS encoding bifunctional 2-methylcitrate dehydratase/aconitate hydratase has protein sequence MAVNRPAPDHLLTEIADFVLNTVIDSEEAYDTARYCLMDTLASGFLALRYPECTKHLGPIVPGTVVPNGARVPGTQFELDPVQAAFNIGCMIRWLDFNDTWLAAEWGHPSDNLGGILATADFIDRQRLVEGKDPLTVRDVLNAMIKAHEIQGVLALDNSLNRVGLDHVHFVKVASTAVVAALLGGTKDEVINALSNAWIDGASLRTYRHFPNTGSRKSWAAGDATSRAVRLALMALKGEMGYPTAMSAPTWGFQDVLFNGKEVTLARPLGSYVMENVLFKISFPAEFHAQTAVECAFQLHEQVKDRLDEIEKVTLTTHESAIRIIDKTGPLHNPADRDHCLQYMVAIGLIFGDLTADHYEDDVAKDARIDALREKMVVVEDERYSREYLDADKRSIANAVQVHFTDGSATEKVAVEYPIGHRRRRSEGIPKLVEKFEDSLVTRFPEKQAAAIRELCLDREQLEATPVHTFMEKFII, from the coding sequence ATGGCTGTAAACCGTCCTGCACCTGATCACCTACTTACAGAAATTGCTGATTTTGTCTTGAACACCGTTATTGACAGCGAGGAAGCGTACGATACGGCTCGTTACTGTTTAATGGATACGCTCGCTTCCGGATTCCTCGCTTTGCGTTATCCGGAATGTACGAAACACTTGGGTCCGATCGTTCCCGGGACTGTGGTGCCGAACGGGGCGCGCGTCCCGGGGACGCAGTTCGAGCTCGACCCGGTACAGGCCGCCTTCAACATCGGTTGCATGATCCGCTGGTTAGACTTTAACGATACGTGGCTCGCGGCAGAATGGGGACATCCGTCGGACAACCTCGGCGGCATTTTAGCTACGGCCGATTTCATCGACCGCCAGCGACTAGTAGAAGGGAAAGACCCGCTCACCGTGCGCGACGTTTTGAATGCGATGATTAAAGCGCACGAAATTCAAGGCGTACTAGCGTTAGACAACAGCTTGAACCGCGTCGGTCTCGACCATGTCCACTTCGTTAAAGTCGCTTCCACTGCTGTCGTCGCCGCGCTGTTAGGCGGGACGAAAGACGAAGTGATCAACGCGCTATCTAACGCGTGGATCGACGGTGCAAGCTTGCGCACGTACCGCCACTTCCCGAACACCGGGTCGCGTAAATCGTGGGCGGCCGGTGATGCGACGAGCCGCGCCGTACGCTTAGCCCTCATGGCGTTAAAAGGAGAAATGGGATACCCGACTGCGATGTCTGCACCGACGTGGGGATTCCAAGACGTGTTGTTTAATGGGAAAGAAGTGACGTTGGCGCGTCCACTCGGGTCGTATGTCATGGAAAATGTGCTGTTCAAAATCTCTTTCCCGGCCGAGTTTCACGCTCAAACGGCTGTCGAGTGTGCCTTCCAGCTGCACGAGCAAGTGAAAGACCGTCTGGACGAGATCGAAAAGGTGACGCTGACGACGCACGAATCGGCGATCCGCATTATCGACAAAACGGGACCGCTCCACAATCCAGCCGACCGGGACCACTGCTTGCAGTACATGGTGGCGATCGGACTCATTTTTGGCGACTTGACCGCCGACCATTACGAAGACGACGTCGCCAAAGACGCGCGCATAGACGCCCTGCGGGAAAAAATGGTCGTCGTCGAAGACGAGCGGTACAGCCGCGAATACCTCGACGCCGACAAACGCTCCATCGCTAACGCGGTACAGGTGCACTTCACTGATGGGAGTGCGACGGAAAAAGTAGCCGTCGAGTATCCGATCGGCCATCGTCGGCGCCGCAGCGAAGGTATCCCGAAGCTCGTTGAAAAATTCGAGGACAGCTTAGTGACACGTTTTCCGGAAAAACAAGCGGCGGCGATTCGCGAGCTGTGCCTCGATCGGGAGCAGTTAGAGGCGACGCCGGTGCATACCTTCATGGAAAAATTCATCATTTGA